In Gracilibacillus salitolerans, the sequence CATAGGCGTCCAGCCACTATCCACATACCAATTTTCACTTAGACTTTCTCCGTCCCAGTCATAAGTAACAATTGTTGATCTCGTATAGTACCCTCTCGCAAATACAGCAGAAGGATTCTCTCCATCTAAGTATGCAACACCAGCTAAAAAGCGATCAACGCGATTCCCAGGTTCGATACGAGACATCGCATAGTCTCCCCATCTCAAACCATCGTCCTCACGTGCTGGTTTATACTGAATGGTTTCTAATTCTTCACCTGACTCACCATTAAACACGGATAAATACTCTGGTCCTTCTAAAATAAAACCTTCGAAGTTTCTAAGATCATTGTTGCCACTTCTTGATGGGGCATACTCGTCCATAAAATAATCAGCTAAGCTTTCTGCATCCTCTCTAGATAACGGGTAATCATATTGAGGTTCGATGTCAAAAGCTTCTTCCAAGGTTTCCGGCCAGTCACCGTTTACGACTTCTTCCTGTTCATGCCAATTCACAAATAAATCGACGATATGCTCATAATAGTCACCACTACTCATTCGATAATCATCATCGTGACTAAACCCTGCTTCGATATCTTCTTCTAGCATGGTAATATATTCTTCTGAAGAAACCTCACCGTCTTCATCGTACTTAATAACCTTTGTTCCAGGAGCTGTTTTAAACATGATTTCCGACTTGCCATTTCCATCAAAATCATAAACTAAAAATTGCGTATAGTGTGCCCCTGATCGAATGTTTACACCTAAGTCAATTCGATAAAGAAGCTCTCCGTCAAAGGTATACGTATCTAAGTAAGTATTGCCTGTGTAACCAACCTGTGATACATCCTTAGAATTGCTCGGCTCCCATTTTACAACATATTCATATTGGCCATCACCATTCACATCGCCAACACTCATATCATTTGCATGGTACGTATAGGATTCTCCAGCTGGAGTTTCACCATCTGCTGGTTTTTGTAAAGGTAAATCGTAATACCCTTCATCCCAAGGTATAGTTGTATCACTCTCCTGAATTTCCTCTCCATCTACTACCGCTCGTACGGTATATTCATCATCAGAGGAACCTTCCACATCTAAATAATTCGTGCTATCCACAACTGTTGCCACTTTTTCACCGTTACGATATACGTGGAAGTCCACACCTGTTAGACCACTATCTGAATAACCGGATACTTCATTTACGAGAAGCCGCCAACTTAAAAACACACCTTCAGAGGTGGAAGCAGCTATTAATCCTCTGTCTAAATTCTCTAGCTGAATCCCTTCTGTTACATCTGGTTGTTGTTTTGTGTGATGATCATTTGCTGATACACTTGCTGCACCTGAAAGAAGTAAAGTCATAGCTGTAATGGAACAAAATACTTTTTTCGTGAACGATCGATTTCTCACATAATCACTCCCTAATTTTTTTTGGAATCTTCGCATCAGACATAATTAGCAAACGCTTTCATTTTAGCGAAATGGAACTTCTCATCCTCCCTTCGTGAACATGATTATAACAGAGAAAGCGAATTTCAAAATACCAAATATCAGAGGAAAACCTTTAAAAATCAGAGGTTGAAACCCTTTTGCAACGATAGTATTAGACCTATATTCACAGGAATATCTTTTATATAGATCGAAACATAATATATGTTATAAATCCCACTTCATCGTATCTAATTAGAAAATCACACAAAAATAAATCCCCTCCTAATTGGCTCGATTTTCATGAATTCCAATAAGCCAAAAGGATGGGGATTTTTTATTTCTTACTTTTGTTTACTTCTATACCTGCTTCTTAATTTCCTGATCACGATAGGATGCTGTGATGTTACCTTGTTTATCTGTTGCAAATAAAACAGATCGTTCTTTCTCTAGATTGAACTGAAATACCTGATTGGTTGCAGTGTCTTTTATTTTTATATTTGTATTAACTGCATATTCAGATACAAATGTATACAGGGATCCATCTTGGAAAATCAGTTTTCTTCCATAAATCCCCGGAAGTTCCCCACCTTCGATCCACTCCAATTCTTCTTCTACTCCGGCATGGGATAGCGCCTTTCGATATAATGCCGTTAATACATCGGTACGTTCGTTCAATTCAACAGGCAACGGGCACCATAGTAATCTTCCTTTGCCAATCTCTACTTCTATTAAACTTGCATCATCCTGGTCAACCACAATCTCCTTATTTACTTCACCAATACGGCGATTGCCAAAAGAAACGGGATAATTTACACCATCAATTGTGACTACCTCTTCACGTACAACATTGGATAATTGATATTCTCCTAATTGGTCTGTTCGTTTCCCTGAATGCTCCCAGTACTCATCGAGTCCAATTGGACCTGTCCATAATAGAGTTGCCCCCGTCTTTTCAACATATTGGAATACTTTCTTCAGCGCTTCCTGGCTAAAGTTATGGGCACTAGGTACCATCAACAATTTCGGTGGCTGTTCCTCCAATGCCTCTAGATGATACTCTCCCATTGCTCTAAATGGGACATTCATTTGATATGCGAGAACTCTTGTTAATTTAGTAGTAGCATCAAAAGCAAATTTACGATTCGAAAAATCATTAGAATATGGGAACACAACAGCAACCTCTTCTAATTGACGATCAACAAAGAGATCACGTATTTCACCGATGAATTTTCCAAAATCATAGGAAACATCTGCTTCTGGTTTTTGCGTACCATCTGCTCGTAATGCACCAATATTCGATTCATTTGTATTATTCATGTAAAAGTTAGTATTCCACAACCATTGGACTGCACCAGCTCCACCAGTCGAGAAGGCATACGCATATTTTCGTTCGAGTATATTACGCAATTCTTCTTCCGATCGTTTGGCTTTGCTGTCTGCTGTTTCGACATACATAATACCAGTTTCCTGAATCAAATTCGGCTTATATGGTCCTTTGGTAAAGATGCCATCCCATACAAGCTGATCCATCAGCCACCAGGAGTGAACAGTAGTGTAATCAACTGCTTCTTCATAGAAAAACGGTGTAGGACGCTGACTACTTAACGCCTCGTCTTGACCGACTGTCACTAACTGTTTTGTATTTATTGACTTAATCGTAGCTGTTAATTCTTTTGCCCACTGATTATGCATTTCCATCGTAAATAATGTATAATCCAACCAACGAAGTCCTTGCTTAGGCTGCTTCATATCCTGAATATCAAAATTAATCTCTTCTTGCTCAGGTAATGCAACTGACTCAAAGTCTGGTAATTCTTCAGGAGTCATATCCCAACGCTCTTGAAGTATGGTAATCGACTCATGCCTCTCTTTCAGCCATTGCACAAATGCAGTATGTTCAAAGCGATCTTGTGCAGAACGAGGTCCTTGGAAATAACGCTTCGGATCAAACATAGATGGTTCATTAATTAAATCCCATTGCACATTGGTCGTTGTAGCATGTCTTGATACCAAAGCGCTAATAAAACGTTTTTGTGCTTTTACACTTCGCGGATCAAGGTAAGGATTGTCCCCCTCAAAAGCAATTGGCGTAAAAGCGAAAAAGTTAAAGGTTACTTCGATATCATACTTCTTGGCAGTAAGTAGAAAGGCATCAATCGCACGCAATACCTCTTCAGAAGCATGTCCATCGATAAACATCATGTGGCGCCATGCTGTCCAAAGTCCAGTCCGAATTAAATTAATCCCTGCCTCTTTCATCGTTGCCATATCCTGATCCCAAGCCGCTACGTTCGGCATAAAGATAAACTTACGCGCAACATCCGAAGTCATATAGGTTTGCCCTACAATTGGGAAAGGCCGGCCATCTTTCCAGAAGTAATCTCTTCCCGCTTTCATGACACTTCCTTCCTGTAATAATTCAGGATCATTTCCCCAGAATCCTTGTGTATAAATGCGCATTTCTCCTGACTCAGAAGTGGCACGACATTCGATTAGATACTGCCCTTTTCGAATAGCCATATTTACCGGTATCCTTGAAAATTGCAGCTCTTCTGTTACGGTTAATTTTTCACTCGCTGTCCAGACTAACTCCGATTCGTGCGTGAGTGTCATATCAAATTGCCACACTTCCGGCTTTTCTTCATTCCTAACGATTTTTTCCGTCTGGATAGTAAGGCTTGCCCGGTCACCTGGCTCATATGTTGCGTAATTTGGCTTCACCCAGATTTCTGTCACACCTTTTCCAGTAAAAGTATTCCACTCCAAAATCGCATCTAATCCACCATTTTGCCAGAAATGATCGTTAACCGTTTGATTGATAAATAACCACCGGCCACCAGCAAATCTGCCCTTTGTGTTTTCCAATAACACTGCTGGAGCAGCTACTTCCCGGTCATCTTTTGATATTCCTTTTAGCAACGGATAAATATGTGCATCCATGGGACCGCTGGAACCATTTTCTTCTGGACGATCCCGATAACGTGTGACGTGTAAAATCAAGTTATGTGTCGGTTCGATCGAAAACAGCGACTCTTTCCCTTCAAAAACCGGGATCTTCCTATCCGTCACCAGTTTCTCTATTGGTTCGGGATCAACCGGTAATACTTCATGTATCTGTAATTGACGGTGATATGCTGTTTGTGTCCTTTCTATTTGCCATTCTCCTTCTTCCGATTGATGGACCGGGTTACGAAAAGGAGCGCCACCTATATGTAGTAATCCATGCCCTTTTTCAAAAAAGGCTAACAGATTCGACCATGCTTCTTTAGGAAAATAAGGACCATGTAAATGCACATAGCTGTTAAAATCATACTTGGCTAAGGCTGGAGATAAGTGATTCGCATCTACAACCTCAAACTGATCCCCTAATTGTTCTAGCCATTCTTGTGAAGGTCTAGTGCCGGCATACGGAAATCGCTCATCATAAAAAATCAATGTTTTTGTCACAGATAATCCTCCTCTTAACCTTTTACAGCACCTTGTGTCATGCCATTAACGATTTGTTTTTCCATAATTAAATAAAACAGAATGGTTGGAATTAATACCATTGTTAGCCCTGCCATTTGGGCCGTATAGTTGGTTGCATACTGACCTGCAAAGTTAGCTAACCCTAACGGCAAAGTACTTAATGCGTCATCGTTAATTAGTACTAATGCAAACGAGAATTCATTCCAGTTGTTAATAAAGTTTAAAATAACTGCCGTCGCTAATGCTGGACGACTCATCGGCAAAATAATCGACCAAAAGATCCGAAAGGCACCGCATCCATCCATAATAGCTGATTCTTCTATTTCTTTTGGGAAAGAAGCCATAAAGCTGGTTAACAAGAAAATTGTAATCGGTAAATTGAAGGCAACATATGGAAATATTAAGGCCAAATGGGTATTAATGAAACCGAGCTTTTGCATTAAGATAAACATCGGAACTAATGTTGCGTGAATAGGGACTAGCAGACCCACTACAAAAAAGCCGTATAACATATTTCTGCCTTTGAATTGAAAGCGTGCCAGAAAATAGGAAGCAAATGCGCCAACCAATATACAAATAAGTAAAGCGACAATCCCGACAAATAAACTGTTAAAGAAATAAGATCCTATATTTGCCGTCACCCATGCTTCGACATAATTGACAAACACCCATTCATCTGGCAGTCCGAATGGATCAAAGGAAAATTCCTGACCTGTTTTAAAGGAATTCATAATCATCCAAAAGATAGGATAAGCATTGATAATGGTAAACACCAATAATATTAAATAAATCGTACTTCGTTTAAATCGCTTTTTCTTGCGAGCTTGCTTAGAAATCGTATCGTAGTTAACCATTGATTCACTCATTGTCTACACCTCTTTTCTGCGGAGTAATTTAGTAGTTATTAAGATCAGCCCAATACTAAACATAAATATTAATACAGAAATCGCACTACCATATCCATAACGAAGTCCTTCAAATGTTTTGTTATACATATAAGTAGCCATTACCTCCGTGGAATTCGCAGGTCCACCAGATGTCATCACATAAATTAAATCAAACGTTTTCAAACTTCCACTGATACAAAGCACGATCGAAATCAAAATGATATTCCATATCGACGGAATAACTACATAGCGTGTTTTTTGCCACTCCGAAGCCCCATCCAGATCAGCTGCCTCCAAGATTTCACTCGGAACCGTTTGCAACGCAGATAAGAAAATAATAAAATAGAGCCCGACAAACTGCCAGATAATCGTTATACAAACCGCAACCATTGCCCAGGTTGGGGCACCCAGCCAATTCTGCTGGAGAAAACCTAGCCCTATTGCCTCCAAAAAATTATTGATCATGCCGTATTCCGAATTGTAGATCATACGCCAGGTTATCGAAATAACTACCGTAGAAATAACAACCGGCATAAAACCGACCGTACGGAAAAATTTAGCGCCTTTAATTTTACGATTCAATAATAACGCTAATGCCAAAGCAATCGGTATCTGCCCAAACACGGAAGCCAGGACAACTAATATATTGTTCCGTACAGATAACCAAAAGACAGAATCCTGAAAAACCTCTTTAAAGTTTCCAAGTCCAATAAACTGCATCTCAGAAAAACCATTCCAAGACATAAAAGAATAATAAAATGAAATAAAAATTGGTACAATACTAAAAATCAGATAAATGATCAGTGCGGGTATAACACCCACTGCTATGATCCACGGTTTTTTAAGTAAATGCATGTAATCACTCCCTACAACTGCTAACTTTTCTCCATTATAAAAGGGCTTACATTATTCTGAAATACTATAAAGTTAACATTATATCTACTTTTCTATGGAATGGAGGCGACGAAATTGCGTAGGAGTGATACCAACATAGTTTTTAAATACCTGAACGAAATATTTATATTCCCTGTATCCGACATACTCGGCTATTTCAAACACTTTGTTCGTGGTTCCTGAGAGCAGCTCTTTTGCCTTATTTATCCGTATATTATTAAGATACTCGGAGTAACTATAACCTGTCTCTTGTTTAAAAAGCATACTAAAATAATTGGGTGTAATGTAATGTGCTTCTGCTACTTCCACTGCTTTGATATCTTTTTGATAGTTCTTTTCGATATATTGTTTAGCATGTTGAATAATCCAATGATTTTCACTTGAATGTTGTAAATAATCAATCAGCCGCTCGAGATCCTCTAACAATAAAGCTTGAATGGCATCTACACTATTATAAATAAGTAAATCGATATCCTGATCCAAGGTAAAATCGAGGTTTTCAAATGTTGAATCCTGACCTCTTTCTTTGATCGAGTTAAGCAGTTCAATGATCACATGTTTTTTTAGTTCAAGCGTTAACTGGTTTTGCTCTAAATCCGCAAAGAGTTGCTTCACTAGTTTATCTACTTCTGCCTTATCCTGTTGAAAAAGCGCATTACTTATAGCATCGACAATTTGTTTTTCCACTTCATAATCTATTTCAGATGGCATATCTTCTGTATCTGTAATAATCTGTTTGGATGAGCCTCGATAGAAGCTTTGTCGCTGGTTTAATTCCTGATAAAGCATCGATACCTGATGCAAATCATGATAACAAGAGGAAATCGCTATCTGGTTATCGCATGCTTCGATAATGCCAGTAACGAGCCGGTTGATTTTATCATCCGAGATATCCTGCTGATCATAAAGAAATACGGCCAGTTGATTCTCATGCGTCTCCAAACATATCGAAGAAATTTCAAATTGATCGATGATTTCTTTCAAACGATCAGACGACTCGACTGAACGAACTGCTTTATAATTCCTTTTTTCAAGCAACATGAGGCGAAACGCGTATGCTTGGCTATTGATTTTTCCCGCAAGATTATAGGAATCTGGTAAATGAAATAGTTGTTGAGATAAGTAGTTGGTCAACATCGTCTCTTGTTTAGCCTGTTCCTCTTTTTGAGTCTCTTCCATTTGCTGCTTTACTCTCTTGACTAATGCCAGTAATTCATCGATATCTACTGGCTTTAATAAATAATCTTTCACACCGATACGGACTGCCTGACGGGCATACTCAAATTCCTCATAGCCACTAATCATAATAATATTCACGTTGGGGAAACAATCAGCAAGTGCCTTTGATAGATTGATACCATCCATTTCTGGCATGTAGACGTCAGTAATGACGATATCTACCGGCTCTTTTTCTATCATTTCTAATGCCTTTTTACCATTATTTGCAGATCCAACAATATCGATATTTATTTCCTCCCAAGGGATAGTGTTGGATAGTCCTTGGCATATTAATGGTTCATCATCAACGATCAACATCTTTAGCGTCATTCGGCATTTCATCTCCTTCTATCAGCTTGTTTAGCATTTGTTTATTTTTAATCCGGGGAAGATTTAATCTCACACATGCACCTTCTTGCACTTCTATCATCTCGATTCCATAATCCTGGCCAAATGCATTGGTAATACGATCATGAACATTTTTTAAAGCAT encodes:
- a CDS encoding carbohydrate ABC transporter permease, encoding MSESMVNYDTISKQARKKKRFKRSTIYLILLVFTIINAYPIFWMIMNSFKTGQEFSFDPFGLPDEWVFVNYVEAWVTANIGSYFFNSLFVGIVALLICILVGAFASYFLARFQFKGRNMLYGFFVVGLLVPIHATLVPMFILMQKLGFINTHLALIFPYVAFNLPITIFLLTSFMASFPKEIEESAIMDGCGAFRIFWSIILPMSRPALATAVILNFINNWNEFSFALVLINDDALSTLPLGLANFAGQYATNYTAQMAGLTMVLIPTILFYLIMEKQIVNGMTQGAVKG
- a CDS encoding carbohydrate ABC transporter permease, with product MHLLKKPWIIAVGVIPALIIYLIFSIVPIFISFYYSFMSWNGFSEMQFIGLGNFKEVFQDSVFWLSVRNNILVVLASVFGQIPIALALALLLNRKIKGAKFFRTVGFMPVVISTVVISITWRMIYNSEYGMINNFLEAIGLGFLQQNWLGAPTWAMVAVCITIIWQFVGLYFIIFLSALQTVPSEILEAADLDGASEWQKTRYVVIPSIWNIILISIVLCISGSLKTFDLIYVMTSGGPANSTEVMATYMYNKTFEGLRYGYGSAISVLIFMFSIGLILITTKLLRRKEV
- a CDS encoding rhamnogalacturonan lyase; translation: MTLLLSGAASVSANDHHTKQQPDVTEGIQLENLDRGLIAASTSEGVFLSWRLLVNEVSGYSDSGLTGVDFHVYRNGEKVATVVDSTNYLDVEGSSDDEYTVRAVVDGEEIQESDTTIPWDEGYYDLPLQKPADGETPAGESYTYHANDMSVGDVNGDGQYEYVVKWEPSNSKDVSQVGYTGNTYLDTYTFDGELLYRIDLGVNIRSGAHYTQFLVYDFDGNGKSEIMFKTAPGTKVIKYDEDGEVSSEEYITMLEEDIEAGFSHDDDYRMSSGDYYEHIVDLFVNWHEQEEVVNGDWPETLEEAFDIEPQYDYPLSREDAESLADYFMDEYAPSRSGNNDLRNFEGFILEGPEYLSVFNGESGEELETIQYKPAREDDGLRWGDYAMSRIEPGNRVDRFLAGVAYLDGENPSAVFARGYYTRSTIVTYDWDGESLSENWYVDSGWTPMSNPFNDGPHGVDGTDEEFGTITTQGFHSLSAADVDGDGKHEIVYGGATIDHDGSLLYSSFDEMPEEGAAEGMARLGHGDAMHVANIDPNRPGLEMFMVFEGGAWAPYGYALRDAATGEVIYGDYTGRDTGRGMIGDVLPDEPGLETWAVGLHTADGREIADSWQGAPGTNMNIKWSADMTTQIINGSRDQTPTIDHWQKGTVLTAEGTRTNNWTKGNPGLVADIFGDWREELLVRTEDSSAIRIYLSTEVTDRKLYTLMHDPQYRAEIARQNTSYNQPAYTSFYLASDIDWSQVPIQDVWLPINTSALQEQMDSYIESGDLNGPLADQLTNTYKQVVHHYEKRSEEQALKFIEKYLNQIEKPSMQQHISEDAKETLVEAIEALGERLN
- a CDS encoding response regulator transcription factor; its protein translation is MTLKMLIVDDEPLICQGLSNTIPWEEINIDIVGSANNGKKALEMIEKEPVDIVITDVYMPEMDGINLSKALADCFPNVNIIMISGYEEFEYARQAVRIGVKDYLLKPVDIDELLALVKRVKQQMEETQKEEQAKQETMLTNYLSQQLFHLPDSYNLAGKINSQAYAFRLMLLEKRNYKAVRSVESSDRLKEIIDQFEISSICLETHENQLAVFLYDQQDISDDKINRLVTGIIEACDNQIAISSCYHDLHQVSMLYQELNQRQSFYRGSSKQIITDTEDMPSEIDYEVEKQIVDAISNALFQQDKAEVDKLVKQLFADLEQNQLTLELKKHVIIELLNSIKERGQDSTFENLDFTLDQDIDLLIYNSVDAIQALLLEDLERLIDYLQHSSENHWIIQHAKQYIEKNYQKDIKAVEVAEAHYITPNYFSMLFKQETGYSYSEYLNNIRINKAKELLSGTTNKVFEIAEYVGYREYKYFVQVFKNYVGITPTQFRRLHSIEK
- a CDS encoding beta-galactosidase → MTKTLIFYDERFPYAGTRPSQEWLEQLGDQFEVVDANHLSPALAKYDFNSYVHLHGPYFPKEAWSNLLAFFEKGHGLLHIGGAPFRNPVHQSEEGEWQIERTQTAYHRQLQIHEVLPVDPEPIEKLVTDRKIPVFEGKESLFSIEPTHNLILHVTRYRDRPEENGSSGPMDAHIYPLLKGISKDDREVAAPAVLLENTKGRFAGGRWLFINQTVNDHFWQNGGLDAILEWNTFTGKGVTEIWVKPNYATYEPGDRASLTIQTEKIVRNEEKPEVWQFDMTLTHESELVWTASEKLTVTEELQFSRIPVNMAIRKGQYLIECRATSESGEMRIYTQGFWGNDPELLQEGSVMKAGRDYFWKDGRPFPIVGQTYMTSDVARKFIFMPNVAAWDQDMATMKEAGINLIRTGLWTAWRHMMFIDGHASEEVLRAIDAFLLTAKKYDIEVTFNFFAFTPIAFEGDNPYLDPRSVKAQKRFISALVSRHATTTNVQWDLINEPSMFDPKRYFQGPRSAQDRFEHTAFVQWLKERHESITILQERWDMTPEELPDFESVALPEQEEINFDIQDMKQPKQGLRWLDYTLFTMEMHNQWAKELTATIKSINTKQLVTVGQDEALSSQRPTPFFYEEAVDYTTVHSWWLMDQLVWDGIFTKGPYKPNLIQETGIMYVETADSKAKRSEEELRNILERKYAYAFSTGGAGAVQWLWNTNFYMNNTNESNIGALRADGTQKPEADVSYDFGKFIGEIRDLFVDRQLEEVAVVFPYSNDFSNRKFAFDATTKLTRVLAYQMNVPFRAMGEYHLEALEEQPPKLLMVPSAHNFSQEALKKVFQYVEKTGATLLWTGPIGLDEYWEHSGKRTDQLGEYQLSNVVREEVVTIDGVNYPVSFGNRRIGEVNKEIVVDQDDASLIEVEIGKGRLLWCPLPVELNERTDVLTALYRKALSHAGVEEELEWIEGGELPGIYGRKLIFQDGSLYTFVSEYAVNTNIKIKDTATNQVFQFNLEKERSVLFATDKQGNITASYRDQEIKKQV